The following coding sequences are from one Strigops habroptila isolate Jane chromosome 18, bStrHab1.2.pri, whole genome shotgun sequence window:
- the DDX20 gene encoding probable ATP-dependent RNA helicase DDX20, translating to MAAPAEAPVAAEGRFRTRDVLVPGGPSDFGSLLLSAPVLAGLEAAGFHRPSPVQLKAIPLGRCGLDLIVQAKSGTGKTCVFSTIALDAVLLESPATQILILAPTREIAVQIHAVITTIGIKMEGLECHVFIGGTPLNQDKIRLKKCHIAVGSPGRIKQLIELDYLNTASIRLFILDEADKLLEEGSFQEQINWIYSSLPANKQVLAVSATYPESLANALTRYMREPTFVRLNPTDPSLVGLKQYYKIVNSHPLPHKTFEEKTQHLQELFSKIPFNQALVFSNLHSRAQHLAEILTSRGFPAECISGNMNQNQRLDAMAKLKQFHCRVLISTDLTSRGIDAEKVNLVVNLDVPLDWETYMHRIGRAGRFGTLGLSVTYCCRGEEENMMMKIAQKCNLQLLPLPESIPPGMMDQFEDGEVEVKPVIHTDAPVNSDTVCLKPEGPVRQPVQNSFSEVRQPFSNLPGDNSSAERPKKAPKQKQIKCANSANTDKGGSRKPQISSRGTEQRNQVKTISRRDGQYNAQAADEEALKKNLPRIPCLSSFKNTPNHPWSFSEFVEDYECFIKEGLDREVEILRSYSGPGEQCELPRNGDVEWKEVEPYPEMVANGGVSGDSDDSYSSTASSSSRENNSGFEAFSDTREKKGMNAVPPARQSRAGFCPAPDRPQKLSQVPKQNQVKKKVLKQNAKQKQSRDHRFPSPATRTTEDDCSCSSWDDGVPAEDLSYKNYWKYYYQAWQNYCAAVSQYTESYRQFRWMSAYHANSVYFQELLKSD from the exons gtcactgctgctgtcagcGCCGGTGCTGGCGGGGCTGGAGGCGGCTGGGTTCCACAGGCCGTCACCGGTCCAGCTGAAAGCCATCCCGCTGGGGCGCTGCGGCCTGG ATCTCATCGTGCAGGCCAAGTCTGGCACGGGTAAAACCTGCGTGTTCTCTACCATCGCCCTGGACGCGGTGCTGCTGGAGAGCCCCGCCACGCAG ATTCTGATCTTGGCTCCTACACGAGAGATTGCTGTGCAGATTCATGCTGTAATCACAACTATAGGAATAAAAATGGAAGGCTTGGAATGCCATGTCTTCATTGGAGGGACTCCTTTGAACCAGGACAAAATCAGGCTAAAGAAGTGCCACATAGCAGTTGGCTCCCCAG GTCGAATAAAACAGCTCATAGAGTTGGACTACTTGAATACAGCCAGTATCCGGCTTTTCATTCTTGATGAAGCAGACAAGCTCCTAGAAGAAGGCAGCTTTCAGGAACAAATCAa TTGGATTTACTCTTCACTGCCAGCCAATAAGCAGGTGCTTGCTGTTTCAGCTACTTACCCTGAGTCATTAGCTAATGCTTTGACTAGGTACATGAGAGAGCCAACCTTTGTGAGGTTGAACCCCACTGACCCAAGTCTCGTTG GGCTGAAGCAGTATTACAAAATTGTGAATTCCCATCCACTTCCACATAaaacatttgaggaaaaaacGCAGCACCTACAGGAGTTGTTCAGCAAGATTCCATTTAATCAAGCCTTGGTCTTCTCAAATTTGCACAGCAG GGCTCAACATTTAGCTGAAATACTGACATCCAGAGGCTTTCCTGCTGAGTGCATTTCAG gCAACATGAATCAAAATCAACGACTTGATGCTATGGCTAAATTAAAGCAGTTCCACTGTAGAGTTCTCATTTCCACGGACTTG ACATCTCGTGGAATTGATGCTGAGAAGGTGAATTTGGTTGTCAACCTGGATGTGCCTCTAGACTGGGAAACGTACATGCATCGTATTGGCAGAGCTGGGCGCTTTG GAACTTTAGGTTTATCTGTTACATACTGCTGCcgtggggaggaagaaaacatgatgaTGAAAATTGCTCAGAAGTGTAATCTTCAGCTGCTTCCTCTACCAG AGTCCATACCTCCTGGAATGATGGATCAGTTTGAAGATGGGGAGGTAGAAGTCAAACCTGTTATACATACAGATGCTCCAGTGAATTCTGACACTGTGTGTCTTAAACCAGAGGGGCCAGTACGGCAGCCTGTCCAAAATAGTTTTTCAGAGGTGCGCCAGCCTTTCTCTAACCTTCCAGGTGATAATTCTTCTGCAGAAAGGCCAAAAAAGGCtccaaagcaaaagcagataaaGTGCGCAAATTCTGCAAATACAGACAAAGGTGGTAGTAGAAAACCCCAAATTTCGAGTCGTGGCACAGAACAGAGGAATCAAGTCAAAACCATCTCTAGAAGGGATGGACAATATAATGCTCAGGCTGCAGATGAGGaggccttaaaaaaaaatcttcccagAATTCCATGCTTGTCTTCTTTCAAAAACACACCCAACCATCCCTGGAGCTTCTCGGAGTTTGTTGAAGACTATGAATGTTTCATCAAAGAAGGGTTGGATAGAGAAGTAGAAATTTTAAGAAGCTACTCAGGCCCGGGAGAACAATGTGAGCTCCCCAGAAATGGTGATGTAGAATGGAAAGAGGTGGAACCTTATCCAGAGATGGTAGCAAATGGTGGTGTGTCTGGAGACAGTGATGATTCATACAGTTCCACAGCTTCTTCCAGTAGCAGGGAAAACAACTCTGGCTTTGAAGCTTTTTCAGATACACGGGAGAAGAAGGGCATGAATGCTGTTCCCCCAGCACGTCAAAGTCGTGCAGGTTTCTGCCCTGCACCAGACAGGCCTCAAAAGCTATCACAAGTCCCGAAGCAAAaccaagtgaaaaagaaagttctgaaacaaaatgctaaacaaaagcaaagccgTGACCATCGCTTCCCTAGTCCTGCCACGAGAACAACTGAAGATGACTGCTCCTGCAGCTCGTGGGATGACGGTGTTCCTGCTGAGGATTTGAGTTACAAAAACTACTGGAAATACTATTACCAGGCATGGCAAAACTACTGTGCTGCAGTGTCTCAGTACACAGAAAGTTACAGACAGTTCAGGTGGATGAGTGCCTATCATGCCAACTCGGTCTATTTTCAGGAACTGCTGAAAAGTGATTGA